Genomic segment of Burkholderiales bacterium:
GATGCGCGGGTACTGCACCGGGATGCCCGCGCCGTTCGGCGAGTGACATCCGGCACAGGCCGCTATCCCCTTGTCAGCGTTTCCGCCGCGGAACAGCTTGCGACCCAGCGCCACTAGGTGGGCATCCTGGGCTGCGAGGCCGCGCGGCCTCTGAGCCGCATAATGCGCGGCGACGTTGCGTAGGTCTTCGTCGGACAAGGCCGTCACCATGCCCATCATGATCGGGTTGCTGCGTACGCCCGACTTGAACTCGCGCAACTGCTTGTACAGGTATTCGGGGTGCTGACCCGCCAGATTGGGATTGGCGGGAAGCGGGCTGTTGCCATCGCTGCCATGACAGACTGCGCATACCTGGTTTGCGACTGCCTGGCCTCTGGCAGCATCGCCGATGGGCGCGGATGCCGCGTCGACCGGGACGAGGGCAAGGACCAAAACAAGCGCGCGAAGCGACATTGGGGGAAACTCCTGCAGCCGTGCCTTCCGGCTCAAAAAAACCGCCGCGATTCTAACCCAAGTAAACCCGCTCACAGCGATGTTCGAGAACGCACGCTTCCTGGCTTCGAGCAACACGGTATCCAGACTCCCACTTGCGATTCGGGCAGAGGTGGCATTCGTCGGCCGGTCCAACAGCGGCAAGTCCAGCGCGATCAACGCGCTCACCGGCCGCAAGGCCCTCGCCAGGGTCAGCCGCACGCCCGGCCGCACCCGACAAATCAATCTCTTCGAAATCGAGCCGGGCATGGCACTGGCGGATCTACCGGGATACGGCTATGCCCGTGCACCGGCTCACCTGAGAAATGGGTGGCACTCGATGGTTACCGAATACCTGCACGGCCGACCACAGTTGATCGGCCTTGTCCTCGTCATGGACGCCCGGCATCCCCTTACGCCATTGGATCGTCAGTTGCTGGAGTGGCTGCAACCGGCCGGCAAGCCAGTTCACGCACTGCTGACCAAGTCCGATCGGCTGTCCCAGGCGGAGGCAGCGCGCGTCCTGAACTCTCTCGGGCCCAAGCTGGCAGCCTTTGATCTCCCGATATCCGCGCAGCTTTTTTCCAGCCGGACCCGGCTTGGGGTCGAAGAAGCCCGGCAGCGGATCCGGGATTGGCTGGCCTCGGGGACGGGGCAAGCGCCAGGCATCCGTACAATGCAAAGAAAAACCCCCGGTTAAAGGGGATCAAACCGGGGGTTAAAGCCTCAATTGGATTAAGGCACCCGCTCAGGGAGGAGAAGCGGGAGACATTACTGTCTGCTTACTAAGAGGGCTTTGGGCCGGGAAAGTTCCGCATTGCTTGCGGTGCCTTCTGCGGGCTCGGCATGGCCAGTAAAAGGATCAGGAATGCAAGTACTTGGACATTATCCGCAGCGCCGCATGCGGCGCCTTCGCAGGGACGATTTCTCGCGCCGCTTGGTAAGAGAGCACGTGCTCACTCCAAACGACCTCATTTATCCGGTTTTCGTGATTGAAGGCGCGTCTAGGACGGAGCCTGTCCCCTCTATGCCGGACGTGGAGCGCGTCACGCTGGATTGCCTGTTCCCGGTTGCCGAGAAATGCCTGACGCTCGGAATCCCGGCGCTCGCGCTATTTCCCGTCATCGATAATCGCTTGAAGACGCCGGACGGCAAGGAAGCCTATAACCCGTCGGGGCTGGTTCCGCGGGCCGTTCGAGAGATCAAGAAGCGCTTTCCCGCGCTGGGCGTGGTCACCGACATCGCTCTGGACCCCTACACCACCCATGGACAGGACGGGCTGATCGACGAGGGCGGTTATGTGCTGAACGACGAGACGATCGAAGTGCTCGTCAAGCAAGCCCTGTGTTACGGAGAGGCCGGCGTGGACATCGTGGCGCCCTCCGACATGATGGACGGGCGCATCGGCGCGCTGCGGCGGGCACTGGACCAGAACGCGCTGCAGAAAGTCCGGATCCTGGCCTACTCGGCCAAATACGCCTCGGCCTTCTACGGGCCGTTTCGCGACGCAGTCGGCTCGGCCGCTAATCTGGGCCAAGGCGACAAGTTCACCTATCAGATGGACCCGGCGAACTCAGACGAAGCGCTATGGGAAGTCGCGCTCGACCTCGAAGAAGGGGCGGACATCGTGATGATCAAGCCCGGGCTTCCCTATCTGGACATCGTACGCCGGGTCAAGGAGGAATTCCGCGCGCCGACTTTCGTGTACCAGGTCAGCGGAGAGTACACGATGTTGAAGGCAGCAGGACGCAACGGCTGGATCGACGAGCGCAAATGCGTCCTTGAGGCGCTGCTCGCCTTCAAGCGCGCGGGCGCCGATGCGATCCTAACCTATTTCGCCCTGGATGCGGCCACCTGGCTTCGCGGCTAGCCCGAGGCCGGCGCGTCGCGCAGCACTGATTCCAGCCAGTCGATGCGCGCGCGCTCGAACGGCCTGCCTTCCGCCGTGCTGCGCAGAGCCACACGCTGATCGTGCGAGGAGAAAACCGTGATCTCGAAATCCGCGTCCGCCTGGCTGACCTCGAAACTCGGCACACTGCGCTGCTGGTCTCCCACGTAGAGCCGCCGTTCGCGTGCCCGATAGGCGATGCCGCGATTGAGCAGGAACAGCTCCACCTCCTTGATGCTGTCTGTGAACAGGTGGATGTCGATGTCCGAGTATTTGCCCGCGCTGCCATTCAGTACCGACCCGGAGAGGAAGGGGTTGAAGGCAGCGAGCAGCCGCATCATTTCCAGGGCACGGTGTCGCAAGTGCCGCAGGTGTGCGCCCTGTTCGTCCGCCTGATAGAGTTGCTGGTAGGTCCGCAGCGCCTTTTCCACTTCCTCGTTGGTCGGCAAATGACGCGTCTCCGGGGCGCCGGCCTGGCGGGCGGCTTTGCGTTTCGCCAGGGCGTAGTCGTCGACCCCGTCCACCGCCATTAGCCGAGCGGCAAGATGCGCGATGCGCTCGCGCATGAGGCGGCTGTTCGAGTTCTCCTTCGCCATGGGCGCTTAATAGAGCTGGTCGCTGATCTCTTCAGCCGGTCTGCCTTCCGCTTCTGGCGTGCCCGGATCGCTCTCCTGCTCGGGCGGAACGTTCTCGTGATAGAAGTACTCGATCATCGGATGCGCGGCATTCCGGTCGCGCAGCCCGGTCTCAGGGTTGATTGCAGCGGCGACGACCCCCTCGGGTGCAACCGGGAGCTCCTCGGGTTTGCCCTTGAGCACGGCGCGCATGTACTCGATCCAGATGGGAAGGGCTGCTACCGCACCGGTTTCGCGATCGCCCAGAGACCTCGGGATGTCGTAGCCCATCCATACCACGGCGACCAGATGGCGCTGGAAGCCCGCGAACCAGGCGTCCATCTGATCGTTGGTGGTTCCCGTCTTGCCCGCCAGATCGACCCGTCCGAGGGCCATGGCGCGCGCCCCGGTGCCTCCCCGGATCACGTCCTGCATCATGTTAGTCATCAGAAAGGCGTTGCGCGGGTCCACCACCCTCTCCGCACCCTTGCCAGCCAGCACCGGATTGGCCTTTCCCAGCACGTTGCCCTGAGCGTCCTCGATGCGCTCGATGAAATACGGCACCACGCGGTAGCCGCCATTGGCGAATACCGCGTAACCCATGGCCAGTTCTAGCGGGGTCACCGAACCCGCGCCGAGTGCCATCGTAAGATAAGGCGGATGCTGACGCGGATCGAAACCAAAACGGGCGATGTAGTCCTGCGCGTAGTGCGGCGTGATCGCCTGCAGGATGCGAATCGATACCAGATTCTTCGATTTGGTCAGGGCCGTGCGCATCCGGATCGGGCCATCGTACTCGCCGTCGAAATTCTTGGGCTCCCACGCTACCGACCCGGTCTCGCTGGCGTCGATGGTGATCGGTGCGTCGTTAATGATGGTCGCCGGAGTGAATCCCTTCTCCAGCGCGGCGGAATAGATGAACGGCTTAAAACTCGACCCGGGCTGGCGACGCGCCTGGGTGGCGTGGTTGAACTTGTTGCGGCTGAAATCGAAGCCGCCGACTAGCGCACGCACCGCGCCGCTGTCGGCGTCGAGCGCCACCAAAGCGACCTCGACCTTCGGCAGCTGGACGATGGCCCACGCACCGGCGGCATCGTTCTGCACGCGGATCAACGCGCCGCGCTTGATCCGGGTCTTGGTCGGGGCGCGATCGCCGATGTACTTGGCTGCGAACTTCAGCCCCTCGCCGGTGATCTTGACCGTTTCGCCGCCCTTGCGGTACGCGGTTACCGCTCGCGGCGAAGCCTCGAGGACGATCGCCGGATAAATGTCTTCGCTCTCCAGCTCCTCGGACAGCGCGTCTTCCAGCTGCTCTTCACTGACCTCCTTGGGCAAGTCGAAATAGCCTTCTACGCCGCGATATCCCTGGCGCTTGTCGTACTCCAGAGCACCGGCCCGAGCGGCCCGATAGGCGGCATCCTGATGCGCCTTCGACAGAGTGGTGAACACGCGGAAGCCGCGAGAGTAGGCTTCCTCCCTGTAGGCGTCGTAGATGGCCTGGCGGACCATCTCGGCGAAATACTCGGCCTTGGTGGCAAACTGCTGGGCCTGGGCGGCCAGCACGATGGGCTCGGACTCGGCCTGCTTGAATTCGGCTGTGTCGATATAGCCCAGCTCCTGCATTCGACGCAAGACATACAGCTGCCGCTGCTTTGCGCGGCTCATGTTGACGAAGGGGTTGTAACGAGAGGGCGCTTTCGGAAGACCCGCGAGAATGGCGATCTCGCCCAGGCTCAGCTTGTCGACCGGCTTGCCGAAGTACACCTGCGAGGCGGCGCCGAATCCATAAGCCCTCTGTCCAAGGTAGATTTGATTGATGTAGACCTCGAGGATCTGATCCTTGCTGAGGTTTCGCTCGATCTTGAACGCCAGGAGCGCTTCATTGAATTTCCGGGTCAGAGTCTTCTCGGTCGAAAGAAAGAAGTTACGGGCGACCTGCATCGTGATCGTGCTTGCACCCTGGCGTGCGCTCGCCGATGCGAAGTTGGCCAGCGCCGCGCGTATCACGCCGACATAGTCTACGCCGCGGTGTTGGTAGAAGCGCTCATCCTCGGCGGCAATCACGGCCTGGCGCAATTTCTCCGGTGTGTCGGCAATGCGAATAAACGCGCGCTTTTCATCGCCGAACTCGCCGATCAGCTCGTTTTCGATGCTGTAGATCTGCAGAGGAATTTTCGGCTGGTAGGCCGCCAGCGTTTCGACCGATGGCAGGCGCGGATACGCCACGGCTGCGGCATAGCCGGCCAGCAAACCGCCTGCAGCGAGGATTGCCCCCAAAACGCAGAGGGCGTAGAACCACCATCTGGAATACATCCGGCGCGGGAAGGGGAATAAGAGGAGAGTTACTGGCGCATTATAAATGGGTCGCCGCTGACGAGGAGGGCCTCTAGAGCTTTTTGCTTTACTTGCAATAGTCTTGCTGCTAGCATTTAATGTAGTTTGTTCATATTGCGCCTAACCGGCCAATGCTCAAAGGAAAATTTGAGTTCGATACAGACTTCCTTGGTGCGCTCCTGAAGCCCAAGGCCCCGCCGCTGATCGGGGTGGATATCAGCTCCTCTTCGGTGAAGATGGTCGAGTTGGGTGGACCGGGTCACGGGCGCTACCGCCTGGAACGGTACACGATAGAGCCGCTCCCGAAGGACGCCGTGGTCGACGGTAACATCATGAACCTGGAGCAGGTCGGTGATGCTGTGCGCCGCGGCTGGAAGCGAATGGGCACTCGCATCAAAAACCTCGCCATGGCCTTGCCATCGGCAGCGGTGATCACGAAGAAGATCGTGGTCCCTGCTGGGCAGACCGAGGATCAGCTCGAAGCCCAGGTCGAAACGGAGGCGAATCAGTACATCCCCTTCGCGCTCGAGGAAGTCAATCTCGATTTCCAGATTTTGGGCCCGGCTCCCAATAGTCCCGAGGATATCGAAGTCCTGATCGCCGCTTCGCGCAAGGAGAAGGTCGAAGATCGGGTCGCAGTCGCCGAATCGGTTGGTCTAAAGGCAGTGGTGATGGATATCGACTCGTTCGCGGCCCAGAACGCGTTCGAACTGATCGCGAAGCAGCTGCCCGACGGTGGATTGGATCAGACCATCGCCCT
This window contains:
- a CDS encoding c-type cytochrome, with product MSLRALVLVLALVPVDAASAPIGDAARGQAVANQVCAVCHGSDGNSPLPANPNLAGQHPEYLYKQLREFKSGVRSNPIMMGMVTALSDEDLRNVAAHYAAQRPRGLAAQDAHLVALGRKLFRGGNADKGIAACAGCHSPNGAGIPVQYPRIAGQHAEYTANQLRAFRAGERANDENQMMRSIASRLSDQEISALADYLAGLR
- the yihA gene encoding ribosome biogenesis GTP-binding protein YihA/YsxC → MFENARFLASSNTVSRLPLAIRAEVAFVGRSNSGKSSAINALTGRKALARVSRTPGRTRQINLFEIEPGMALADLPGYGYARAPAHLRNGWHSMVTEYLHGRPQLIGLVLVMDARHPLTPLDRQLLEWLQPAGKPVHALLTKSDRLSQAEAARVLNSLGPKLAAFDLPISAQLFSSRTRLGVEEARQRIRDWLASGTGQAPGIRTMQRKTPG
- the hemB gene encoding porphobilinogen synthase, with the translated sequence MQVLGHYPQRRMRRLRRDDFSRRLVREHVLTPNDLIYPVFVIEGASRTEPVPSMPDVERVTLDCLFPVAEKCLTLGIPALALFPVIDNRLKTPDGKEAYNPSGLVPRAVREIKKRFPALGVVTDIALDPYTTHGQDGLIDEGGYVLNDETIEVLVKQALCYGEAGVDIVAPSDMMDGRIGALRRALDQNALQKVRILAYSAKYASAFYGPFRDAVGSAANLGQGDKFTYQMDPANSDEALWEVALDLEEGADIVMIKPGLPYLDIVRRVKEEFRAPTFVYQVSGEYTMLKAAGRNGWIDERKCVLEALLAFKRAGADAILTYFALDAATWLRG
- a CDS encoding UDP-N-acetylmuramate--alanine ligase, which gives rise to MAKENSNSRLMRERIAHLAARLMAVDGVDDYALAKRKAARQAGAPETRHLPTNEEVEKALRTYQQLYQADEQGAHLRHLRHRALEMMRLLAAFNPFLSGSVLNGSAGKYSDIDIHLFTDSIKEVELFLLNRGIAYRARERRLYVGDQQRSVPSFEVSQADADFEITVFSSHDQRVALRSTAEGRPFERARIDWLESVLRDAPASG
- a CDS encoding penicillin-binding protein 1A produces the protein MYSRWWFYALCVLGAILAAGGLLAGYAAAVAYPRLPSVETLAAYQPKIPLQIYSIENELIGEFGDEKRAFIRIADTPEKLRQAVIAAEDERFYQHRGVDYVGVIRAALANFASASARQGASTITMQVARNFFLSTEKTLTRKFNEALLAFKIERNLSKDQILEVYINQIYLGQRAYGFGAASQVYFGKPVDKLSLGEIAILAGLPKAPSRYNPFVNMSRAKQRQLYVLRRMQELGYIDTAEFKQAESEPIVLAAQAQQFATKAEYFAEMVRQAIYDAYREEAYSRGFRVFTTLSKAHQDAAYRAARAGALEYDKRQGYRGVEGYFDLPKEVSEEQLEDALSEELESEDIYPAIVLEASPRAVTAYRKGGETVKITGEGLKFAAKYIGDRAPTKTRIKRGALIRVQNDAAGAWAIVQLPKVEVALVALDADSGAVRALVGGFDFSRNKFNHATQARRQPGSSFKPFIYSAALEKGFTPATIINDAPITIDASETGSVAWEPKNFDGEYDGPIRMRTALTKSKNLVSIRILQAITPHYAQDYIARFGFDPRQHPPYLTMALGAGSVTPLELAMGYAVFANGGYRVVPYFIERIEDAQGNVLGKANPVLAGKGAERVVDPRNAFLMTNMMQDVIRGGTGARAMALGRVDLAGKTGTTNDQMDAWFAGFQRHLVAVVWMGYDIPRSLGDRETGAVAALPIWIEYMRAVLKGKPEELPVAPEGVVAAAINPETGLRDRNAAHPMIEYFYHENVPPEQESDPGTPEAEGRPAEEISDQLY
- a CDS encoding pilus assembly protein PilM, producing the protein MLKGKFEFDTDFLGALLKPKAPPLIGVDISSSSVKMVELGGPGHGRYRLERYTIEPLPKDAVVDGNIMNLEQVGDAVRRGWKRMGTRIKNLAMALPSAAVITKKIVVPAGQTEDQLEAQVETEANQYIPFALEEVNLDFQILGPAPNSPEDIEVLIAASRKEKVEDRVAVAESVGLKAVVMDIDSFAAQNAFELIAKQLPDGGLDQTIALVDVGASMMNVNVLRNNQSVYVREQPFGGNQLTQDIMRHYNLSAEEAEAAKRGGGLPDTFEGEVLAPFMDTLALEVVRALQFFFTSTQFNQVHHIFLSGGTASIPGLAQVVSERTQINTVVANPFVGMEIASKIRQPQLGIDAPALLVACGLALRRFDA